One Candidatus Nitrotoga arctica genomic window, GCTGGGATAGCGTCCTGCATCCACATTCAGCGCAATCTCAATAAAGGCTTGCAGATTGGCGCGAATCGTTTCATACAGTTCGACAGGCAGCGTAGCTGCATACCGATGCAACACATCGCCCTCAAAATAGATGCGATCAAGCAGATCATGAACTGGCAATTTGTCGGCGCGATCCAGCCAATTATTCAGCAGGCGATATGCACGCGACAACTCGGCAGATGCTGCGCCGCTCTGTACACAGCGTTGCAGCCGTGACCACCAGCTACCAGCGATTTCGTCTTGAGCCAATTGCATTAAATCGCCATCGGAGCAGGCGAAAATAGGGGAACGCAGCACTTGCGCTAATTCTAAATTGGCGAACGGGGTGATCAGAAAGGTTAGTAATGCCTGTATATCTTCCGCTTCCAACGTGTCCAGCAGCCCGCCACGTCGCGAAGTTAAAAAGGGAATGCGGTACGTACGCAAGGCGTTCTCATACACTCGTAAATGGGTGCGCTTGCGTACCAGAACCATAATGTCACAATATTCTGCGCGCCGCACTGTGCCGTCAGCATCGTGCACACTCCAGTGCGCCATGATATCGGCAATGCCAGCGGCAAACTGCTGCGCCTCAGCTTCACGCTCGCCGGTCGCTTGTTCGATACGCGCTTCCCGCAAAGGGTTACGCAACCAACCCGGTCTACTCAGCACGTCAATCTCTGCCGAATTTTCAATTATCGCTAGCGGCAAGGCAGTGACGAAACCTGGTAAATTCGTGTGATGCGCGATGTGTGTTTCAAAATCCACGAAGCCTTCCGGCTGCGAATCAAACACATTATTTACCGCTTGCAGCACTGCTGGAGCATTGCGCCGCGTGATATTCTGGTTAAGAGGATACGCGCCAAATTCTTGTTGCAGCCATGCACTCACTTCTCCGAATAGGCGCGCATCGGCACGACGAAAGCGGTAAATGGATTGCTTGGGATCACCCACCACAAAAACGTTTGGCCGCGATTCCACTGCAGCAGAAGCAGCAAACCAGGCTTGCAGAATCTGCCATTGCACCGGATTGGTATCCTGAAATTCGTCCAGCAAAACGTGTTTGTAGCGGCTATCCAATTTGTACTGCATATACTCGGCACAATCGCTCTGATTGAGCAGGCGGCACACCTGCCATTCCACATCAGTAAAATCCATTAACTGCTGACGCAGTTTCAAATCCTGATAATGTTGCAGCACTGCTGCCCCGCAATGCAACGCGGCCTGGTTCATACGCAGCACTTCGCGCTCTGCCAACGCGTCACGCACCGACTGCAGAGATTTAAATAGTGCACAACAAAGGTTGGCATAAAGTTCTGCGTCCTGTCCTTTATTGGCCTTGAGTTTGCGCGGCTCACCCTTATCGGTATAAAGCCCGTCACTTAGTGCTTCGAAACGTGCACGTGCATCTTGTAAACGTAAAGCTTCAGCCAGCATGCACGCGTCTTTCTGTTGTGCTGCTGAGCCACTTTGTAACAAGTTTGCAAATGTCTGTACGATTAATTCGAAATCTTTATCCAGCAGCATCACAAGCGAGGCATCCTCGGGATCAACATCCAGTTTGATACGAAGTTGCTCCATCGCGTAGCCCACCGCGTCTTCCTGACCGCTGGTATAAGCCCACCATTCGGCTCGCTTCTGTACAAAATTCTTCAGCAGCGTGCGCGTACTGTGTAAACCATATTCCGCAAACAACCATTGCATCTCTTGCGCAGTGACATCGTCAGGTGCGGCACGCAGGCTATTGGCAAACATTTGCCATGCTTCCTCATACAGAACCGAAGTGCGCTCCAGCAATTGCATACCTATAAGCAGACCAGCATTCAAGGGTGCGCGCTGAATGATCTGTATGAACCAGCCGTGAAAAGTATTGATGGTAATAGCAGGTTGCGCCATTAGACAGTCGCGATACAGACTTCGCGCGCGCGCCAGCAGTTTATCGCTTACATCGTGCAATTCACGCTCCACAAGAAAAGCACGCACAGCGATATCATCTTGCGTGGCAAGAAAATGTAACCATTCGTGCAAGCGCGCCTGCATTTCCTGCGCGGCTTTTCGTGTGAAAGTGATGGCTAAAATTTCTCCAGGCTTAACACCAGCCAACAGCAAACGCAGAATTCGTGACACCAGCAGCCAAGTTTTGCCGCTGCCCGCGCAGGCTTCCACGACAACGCTGTGC contains:
- a CDS encoding UvrD-helicase domain-containing protein, whose amino-acid sequence is MNNFIALNPQHSVVVEACAGSGKTWLLVSRILRLLLAGVKPGEILAITFTRKAAQEMQARLHEWLHFLATQDDIAVRAFLVERELHDVSDKLLARARSLYRDCLMAQPAITINTFHGWFIQIIQRAPLNAGLLIGMQLLERTSVLYEEAWQMFANSLRAAPDDVTAQEMQWLFAEYGLHSTRTLLKNFVQKRAEWWAYTSGQEDAVGYAMEQLRIKLDVDPEDASLVMLLDKDFELIVQTFANLLQSGSAAQQKDACMLAEALRLQDARARFEALSDGLYTDKGEPRKLKANKGQDAELYANLCCALFKSLQSVRDALAEREVLRMNQAALHCGAAVLQHYQDLKLRQQLMDFTDVEWQVCRLLNQSDCAEYMQYKLDSRYKHVLLDEFQDTNPVQWQILQAWFAASAAVESRPNVFVVGDPKQSIYRFRRADARLFGEVSAWLQQEFGAYPLNQNITRRNAPAVLQAVNNVFDSQPEGFVDFETHIAHHTNLPGFVTALPLAIIENSAEIDVLSRPGWLRNPLREARIEQATGEREAEAQQFAAGIADIMAHWSVHDADGTVRRAEYCDIMVLVRKRTHLRVYENALRTYRIPFLTSRRGGLLDTLEAEDIQALLTFLITPFANLELAQVLRSPIFACSDGDLMQLAQDEIAGSWWSRLQRCVQSGAASAELSRAYRLLNNWLDRADKLPVHDLLDRIYFEGDVLHRYAATLPVELYETIRANLQAFIEIALNVDAGRYPSLPRFLAELRELRAADNNESPDEGKVGEVGNAVRIYTVHEAKGLEAPIVWLLDANDTQRKPDNYDVLLDWPPNALRPVHFSLFTDKRRRGAKRVAYFDAEEDYIRREEMNLLYVAMTRAKQALLVSGNGGFKETSWYGRISAAVEEGDNPLLIAANNLAPVLPVITTEIDAGLLRPLPTGQRAMRSTAAQRQGIGLHTLLQHLSASSPAVLGTSALFANDDMKKRAITDKMALQLQCDISPSDMESLWQQAQHLLALPALQRFFDPQQYRGACNEMSYVNARGELRRIDRLVEFDDEVWILDYKTGAPSDFMSHSVQMQEYRVAMQTVYAGKIVRCALLFSDGTLCEISTQTTKS